One window of Calonectris borealis chromosome 28, bCalBor7.hap1.2, whole genome shotgun sequence genomic DNA carries:
- the EPS15L1 gene encoding epidermal growth factor receptor substrate 15-like 1 isoform X7: MNSKLPLDILGRVWDLSDIDKDGHLDKDEFAVAMHLVYRALEKEPVPSLLPPSLIPPSKRKKTPVFPGAVPVLPASPPPKDSLRSTPSHGSVNSLNSTGSLSPKHSLKQAQPSVNWVVPTSEKVRYDEIFLKTDTDMDGFVSGQEVKDIFMHSGLSQNLLAHIWALADTRQMGKLSKDQFALAMYLIQQKVSKGIDPPQVLSPDMIPPTERNTPIQDSSSSVGSGEFTGVKELDDISQEIAQLQREKYSLEQDIREKEESIRQKTNEVQELQNDLDRETSNLQELEAQKQDAQDRLDEMDQQKAKLKDMLNDVRQKCQEETQVVSISSLKMQIQSQESDLKLQEDDLNRAKAELNRLQQEETQLEQSIQAGKVQLETIIKSLKSTQEEINQARSKLSQLQESHQEVNKSIEEYNEALNGVHGGSLTNLADISEGLGQTERSNYGAMDDPFKNKALMFTNNTQELHTDPFQSEDPFKSDPFKGADPFKGSDPFQHDPFAEQPPAPADPFGGDPFKESDPFRSSAPEDFFKKQVKSDPFTSDPFTKPPTLPSKPDPFESSDPFTSSSISSKGPDPFGTLDPFGSGTFSSGEGFADFSHMSKSVASDPFASSFGGMGFSDDPFKSKSDTPALPPKKNVPPRPKPPSGKSTPVSHLGSSDFPKPHDPFQPFGADSSDPFQSKKGFGDPFSGKDPFAPSSSSKTSKDSSLGFADFSSFGNEEQQLAWAKRESEKAEQERLARLRRQEQEDLELAIALSKADMPNS, from the exons ATGAATTCAAAGCTACCTCTTGATATCCTAGGAAGG GTCTGGGATCTCAGTGATATTGATAAAGATGGTCACCTGGACAAGGATGAATTTGCTGTG GCAATGCATTTGGTTTATAGAGCTCTTGAGAAAGAGCCAGTTCCTTCACTGTTACCCCCTTCTCTCATACCACCttctaaaagaaagaagacaCCTGTCTTTCCTGGTGCAGTTCCTGTTCTCCCTGCAAGTCCTCCACCAAAAGATAGCCTCCGTTCTACCCCATCTCATGGTAGTGTCAACAGTCTGAACAGCACAGGGAGTTTGTCTCCCAAGCACAGCCTCAAACAAGCACAG CCATCTGTGAATTGGGTAGTACCAACATCTGAAAAAGTGCGATATGATgaaattttcttaaaaacagacaCCGACATGGATGGGTTTGTGAGTGGCCAAGAAGTAAAGGACATTTTTATGCATTCAGGTCTGTCTCAGAATCTCCTAGCACATATATG GGCTTTGGCAGACACAAGACAGATGGGGAAGCTAAGCAAAGATCAGTTTGCACTAGCAATGTATCTCATTCAACAGAAGGTCAGTAAAGGGATTGATCCTCCACAAGTGTTGTCCCCAGATATGATCCCTCCCACAGAGAGGAACACTCCCATACAG GATAGTTCAAGTTCCGTTGGATCAGGAGAATTTACAGGGGTGAAGGAACTGGATGATATTAGTCAAGAAATTGCACAGCTGCAGAG agaaaaatattcgCTAGAGCAGGATATTAGGGAAAAGGAAGAATCAATCAGACAGAAAACCAATGAAGTTCAG GAGCTGCAAAATGATTTAGATAGGGAGACAAGTAACTTGCAAGAGCTAGAGGCTCAGAAACAAGATGCCCAAGACCGCCTGGATGAAATGGATCAGCAGAAAGCCAAACTGAAAGATATGCTGAATGATGTAAGGCAGAAATGCCAGGAAGAAACACAGGTGGTGAGT atttcatCACTAAAAATGCAGATTCAATCTCAGGAATCAGATTTAAAATTACAGGAAGATGACCTTAatagagcaaaagcagagctgaatcGCCTCCAGCAAGAAGAGACTCAGCTAGAGCAGAGTATCCAGGCTGGAAAAGTGCAGCTTGAAACAATAATCAAATCTTTAAAATCAACACAGGAAGAAATAAACCAG GCAAGAAGTAAACTTTCTCAACTTCAAGAGAGTCATCAAGAAGTCAATAAGAGTATAGAAGAATATAATGAAGCTCTCAATGGGGTTCACGGTGGTAGTCTGACGAATTTAGCAGACATAAGTGAAGGCCTTGGGCAGACGGAAAGAAGCAATTATGGAgctatg GATGATCCATTTAAGAATAAAGCCTTGATGTTTACCAATAACACACAAGAATTGCATACAGATCCATTCCAGTCAGAAGATCCTTTCAAATCTGATCCATTTAAGGGAGCAGACCCTTTCAAAGGCA GTGACCCATTCCAGCATGATCCTTTTGCAGAGCAaccacctgctccagcag ATCCATTTGGAGGTGATCCGTTTAAGGAAAGTGACCCATTTCGTAGTTCTGCCCCTGAGGATTTCTTCAAGAAACAGGTGAAGAGTGACCCATTTACCTCAGATCCATTCACAAAACCCCCCACTTTACCCTCAAAG CCTGACCCTTTTGAAAGCAGTGATCCTTTCACATCTTCCAGTATCTCTTCAAAAGGTCCAG ATCCATTTGGAACACTGGATCCATTTGGAAGTGGTACTTTCAGTAGTGGTGAGGGATTTGCAGACTTCAGTCACATGTCAAAG TCAGTAGCTTCAGACCCCTTCGCCTCCTCTTTTGGAGGCATGGGATTCTCAGATGACCCTTTCAAAAGCAAATCAGACACACCAGCGTTACCACCGAAGAAAAATGTCCCTCCACGACCCAAGCCACCCAGTG GTAAAAGTACTCCTGTAAGCCACCTTGGGTCTTCAGATTTTCCCAAGCCCCATGATCCATTCCAGCCATTTGGGGCTGACAGCAGTGACCCGTTTCAAAGTAAAAAGGGGTTTGGGGACCCATTTAGTGGAAAAGATCCATTTGCTCCCTCCTCTTCAAGTAAAACTTCTAAAGACTCTTCCTTGGGGTTTGCAGACTTCAGCTCT tttGGAAATGAAGAACAGCAGCTGGCATGGGCAAAGCGTGAGAGTGAAAAAGCGGAGCAAGAAAGACTAGCGCGATTGCGGAGACAAGAACAAGAAGACCTTGAGTTGGCTATTGCACTCAGTAAGGCTGATATGCCAAACTCTTAA
- the EPS15L1 gene encoding epidermal growth factor receptor substrate 15-like 1 isoform X3 gives MAALIPLSQQFSAGNPLYETYYKQVDPTYTGRVGASEAALFLKKSGLSDIILGKIWDLADPEGKGYLDKQGFYVALRLVACAQNGHDVNLSSLNLTVPPPKFHDTSSPLLITPPSTETHWAVRVEEKAKFDGIFESLLPVNGLLSGDKVKPVLMNSKLPLDILGRVWDLSDIDKDGHLDKDEFAVAMHLVYRALEKEPVPSLLPPSLIPPSKRKKTPVFPGAVPVLPASPPPKDSLRSTPSHGSVNSLNSTGSLSPKHSLKQAQPSVNWVVPTSEKVRYDEIFLKTDTDMDGFVSGQEVKDIFMHSGLSQNLLAHIWALADTRQMGKLSKDQFALAMYLIQQKVSKGIDPPQVLSPDMIPPTERNTPIQDSSSSVGSGEFTGVKELDDISQEIAQLQREKYSLEQDIREKEESIRQKTNEVQELQNDLDRETSNLQELEAQKQDAQDRLDEMDQQKAKLKDMLNDVRQKCQEETQVVSISSLKMQIQSQESDLKLQEDDLNRAKAELNRLQQEETQLEQSIQAGKVQLETIIKSLKSTQEEINQARSKLSQLQESHQEVNKSIEEYNEALNGVHGGSLTNLADISEGLGQTERSNYGAMDDPFKNKALMFTNNTQELHTDPFQSEDPFKSDPFKGADPFKGSDPFQHDPFAEQPPAPADPFGGDPFKESDPFRSSAPEDFFKKQPDPFESSDPFTSSSISSKGPDPFGTLDPFGSGTFSSGEGFADFSHMSKSVASDPFASSFGGMGFSDDPFKSKSDTPALPPKKNVPPRPKPPSGKSTPVSHLGSSDFPKPHDPFQPFGADSSDPFQSKKGFGDPFSGKDPFAPSSSSKTSKDSSLGFADFSSFGNEEQQLAWAKRESEKAEQERLARLRRQEQEDLELAIALSKADMPNS, from the exons ttttccgCTGGGAATCCATTATACGAAACTTATTACAAACAG GTAGATCCGACATATACGGGGAGAGTTGGGGCAAGTGAAGCTGCGCTGTTTCTTAAAAAATCCGGTCTCTCTGATATTATTCTTGGAAAA ATATGGGATTTGGCTGACCCGGAGGGTAAAGGATACTTGGATAAACAG GGTTTCTATGTCGCGTTGCGCCTTGTAGCCTGTGCACAGAATGGCCATGATGTTAACCTGAGCAGTCTGAACTTGACTGTGCCACCTCCTAAATTT CATGACACTAGCAGTCCTTTGCTGATCACACCACCTTCAACAGAGACTCACTGGGCTGTTAGG gtggaagaaaaagcaaagtttgaTGGTATTTTTGAAAGCCTTTTGCCAGTAAATGGTTTACTTTCAGGAGACAAAGTAAAACCAGTACTGATGAATTCAAAGCTACCTCTTGATATCCTAGGAAGG GTCTGGGATCTCAGTGATATTGATAAAGATGGTCACCTGGACAAGGATGAATTTGCTGTG GCAATGCATTTGGTTTATAGAGCTCTTGAGAAAGAGCCAGTTCCTTCACTGTTACCCCCTTCTCTCATACCACCttctaaaagaaagaagacaCCTGTCTTTCCTGGTGCAGTTCCTGTTCTCCCTGCAAGTCCTCCACCAAAAGATAGCCTCCGTTCTACCCCATCTCATGGTAGTGTCAACAGTCTGAACAGCACAGGGAGTTTGTCTCCCAAGCACAGCCTCAAACAAGCACAG CCATCTGTGAATTGGGTAGTACCAACATCTGAAAAAGTGCGATATGATgaaattttcttaaaaacagacaCCGACATGGATGGGTTTGTGAGTGGCCAAGAAGTAAAGGACATTTTTATGCATTCAGGTCTGTCTCAGAATCTCCTAGCACATATATG GGCTTTGGCAGACACAAGACAGATGGGGAAGCTAAGCAAAGATCAGTTTGCACTAGCAATGTATCTCATTCAACAGAAGGTCAGTAAAGGGATTGATCCTCCACAAGTGTTGTCCCCAGATATGATCCCTCCCACAGAGAGGAACACTCCCATACAG GATAGTTCAAGTTCCGTTGGATCAGGAGAATTTACAGGGGTGAAGGAACTGGATGATATTAGTCAAGAAATTGCACAGCTGCAGAG agaaaaatattcgCTAGAGCAGGATATTAGGGAAAAGGAAGAATCAATCAGACAGAAAACCAATGAAGTTCAG GAGCTGCAAAATGATTTAGATAGGGAGACAAGTAACTTGCAAGAGCTAGAGGCTCAGAAACAAGATGCCCAAGACCGCCTGGATGAAATGGATCAGCAGAAAGCCAAACTGAAAGATATGCTGAATGATGTAAGGCAGAAATGCCAGGAAGAAACACAGGTGGTGAGT atttcatCACTAAAAATGCAGATTCAATCTCAGGAATCAGATTTAAAATTACAGGAAGATGACCTTAatagagcaaaagcagagctgaatcGCCTCCAGCAAGAAGAGACTCAGCTAGAGCAGAGTATCCAGGCTGGAAAAGTGCAGCTTGAAACAATAATCAAATCTTTAAAATCAACACAGGAAGAAATAAACCAG GCAAGAAGTAAACTTTCTCAACTTCAAGAGAGTCATCAAGAAGTCAATAAGAGTATAGAAGAATATAATGAAGCTCTCAATGGGGTTCACGGTGGTAGTCTGACGAATTTAGCAGACATAAGTGAAGGCCTTGGGCAGACGGAAAGAAGCAATTATGGAgctatg GATGATCCATTTAAGAATAAAGCCTTGATGTTTACCAATAACACACAAGAATTGCATACAGATCCATTCCAGTCAGAAGATCCTTTCAAATCTGATCCATTTAAGGGAGCAGACCCTTTCAAAGGCA GTGACCCATTCCAGCATGATCCTTTTGCAGAGCAaccacctgctccagcag ATCCATTTGGAGGTGATCCGTTTAAGGAAAGTGACCCATTTCGTAGTTCTGCCCCTGAGGATTTCTTCAAGAAACAG CCTGACCCTTTTGAAAGCAGTGATCCTTTCACATCTTCCAGTATCTCTTCAAAAGGTCCAG ATCCATTTGGAACACTGGATCCATTTGGAAGTGGTACTTTCAGTAGTGGTGAGGGATTTGCAGACTTCAGTCACATGTCAAAG TCAGTAGCTTCAGACCCCTTCGCCTCCTCTTTTGGAGGCATGGGATTCTCAGATGACCCTTTCAAAAGCAAATCAGACACACCAGCGTTACCACCGAAGAAAAATGTCCCTCCACGACCCAAGCCACCCAGTG GTAAAAGTACTCCTGTAAGCCACCTTGGGTCTTCAGATTTTCCCAAGCCCCATGATCCATTCCAGCCATTTGGGGCTGACAGCAGTGACCCGTTTCAAAGTAAAAAGGGGTTTGGGGACCCATTTAGTGGAAAAGATCCATTTGCTCCCTCCTCTTCAAGTAAAACTTCTAAAGACTCTTCCTTGGGGTTTGCAGACTTCAGCTCT tttGGAAATGAAGAACAGCAGCTGGCATGGGCAAAGCGTGAGAGTGAAAAAGCGGAGCAAGAAAGACTAGCGCGATTGCGGAGACAAGAACAAGAAGACCTTGAGTTGGCTATTGCACTCAGTAAGGCTGATATGCCAAACTCTTAA
- the EPS15L1 gene encoding epidermal growth factor receptor substrate 15-like 1 isoform X8 — protein sequence MNSKLPLDILGRVWDLSDIDKDGHLDKDEFAVAMHLVYRALEKEPVPSLLPPSLIPPSKRKKTPVFPGAVPVLPASPPPKDSLRSTPSHGSVNSLNSTGSLSPKHSLKQAQPSVNWVVPTSEKVRYDEIFLKTDTDMDGFVSGQEVKDIFMHSGLSQNLLAHIWALADTRQMGKLSKDQFALAMYLIQQKVSKGIDPPQVLSPDMIPPTERNTPIQDSSSSVGSGEFTGVKELDDISQEIAQLQREKYSLEQDIREKEESIRQKTNEVQELQNDLDRETSNLQELEAQKQDAQDRLDEMDQQKAKLKDMLNDVRQKCQEETQVISSLKMQIQSQESDLKLQEDDLNRAKAELNRLQQEETQLEQSIQAGKVQLETIIKSLKSTQEEINQARSKLSQLQESHQEVNKSIEEYNEALNGVHGGSLTNLADISEGLGQTERSNYGAMDDPFKNKALMFTNNTQELHTDPFQSEDPFKSDPFKGADPFKGSDPFQHDPFAEQPPAPADPFGGDPFKESDPFRSSAPEDFFKKQVKSDPFTSDPFTKPPTLPSKPDPFESSDPFTSSSISSKGPDPFGTLDPFGSGTFSSGEGFADFSHMSKSVASDPFASSFGGMGFSDDPFKSKSDTPALPPKKNVPPRPKPPSGKSTPVSHLGSSDFPKPHDPFQPFGADSSDPFQSKKGFGDPFSGKDPFAPSSSSKTSKDSSLGFADFSSFGNEEQQLAWAKRESEKAEQERLARLRRQEQEDLELAIALSKADMPNS from the exons ATGAATTCAAAGCTACCTCTTGATATCCTAGGAAGG GTCTGGGATCTCAGTGATATTGATAAAGATGGTCACCTGGACAAGGATGAATTTGCTGTG GCAATGCATTTGGTTTATAGAGCTCTTGAGAAAGAGCCAGTTCCTTCACTGTTACCCCCTTCTCTCATACCACCttctaaaagaaagaagacaCCTGTCTTTCCTGGTGCAGTTCCTGTTCTCCCTGCAAGTCCTCCACCAAAAGATAGCCTCCGTTCTACCCCATCTCATGGTAGTGTCAACAGTCTGAACAGCACAGGGAGTTTGTCTCCCAAGCACAGCCTCAAACAAGCACAG CCATCTGTGAATTGGGTAGTACCAACATCTGAAAAAGTGCGATATGATgaaattttcttaaaaacagacaCCGACATGGATGGGTTTGTGAGTGGCCAAGAAGTAAAGGACATTTTTATGCATTCAGGTCTGTCTCAGAATCTCCTAGCACATATATG GGCTTTGGCAGACACAAGACAGATGGGGAAGCTAAGCAAAGATCAGTTTGCACTAGCAATGTATCTCATTCAACAGAAGGTCAGTAAAGGGATTGATCCTCCACAAGTGTTGTCCCCAGATATGATCCCTCCCACAGAGAGGAACACTCCCATACAG GATAGTTCAAGTTCCGTTGGATCAGGAGAATTTACAGGGGTGAAGGAACTGGATGATATTAGTCAAGAAATTGCACAGCTGCAGAG agaaaaatattcgCTAGAGCAGGATATTAGGGAAAAGGAAGAATCAATCAGACAGAAAACCAATGAAGTTCAG GAGCTGCAAAATGATTTAGATAGGGAGACAAGTAACTTGCAAGAGCTAGAGGCTCAGAAACAAGATGCCCAAGACCGCCTGGATGAAATGGATCAGCAGAAAGCCAAACTGAAAGATATGCTGAATGATGTAAGGCAGAAATGCCAGGAAGAAACACAGGTG atttcatCACTAAAAATGCAGATTCAATCTCAGGAATCAGATTTAAAATTACAGGAAGATGACCTTAatagagcaaaagcagagctgaatcGCCTCCAGCAAGAAGAGACTCAGCTAGAGCAGAGTATCCAGGCTGGAAAAGTGCAGCTTGAAACAATAATCAAATCTTTAAAATCAACACAGGAAGAAATAAACCAG GCAAGAAGTAAACTTTCTCAACTTCAAGAGAGTCATCAAGAAGTCAATAAGAGTATAGAAGAATATAATGAAGCTCTCAATGGGGTTCACGGTGGTAGTCTGACGAATTTAGCAGACATAAGTGAAGGCCTTGGGCAGACGGAAAGAAGCAATTATGGAgctatg GATGATCCATTTAAGAATAAAGCCTTGATGTTTACCAATAACACACAAGAATTGCATACAGATCCATTCCAGTCAGAAGATCCTTTCAAATCTGATCCATTTAAGGGAGCAGACCCTTTCAAAGGCA GTGACCCATTCCAGCATGATCCTTTTGCAGAGCAaccacctgctccagcag ATCCATTTGGAGGTGATCCGTTTAAGGAAAGTGACCCATTTCGTAGTTCTGCCCCTGAGGATTTCTTCAAGAAACAGGTGAAGAGTGACCCATTTACCTCAGATCCATTCACAAAACCCCCCACTTTACCCTCAAAG CCTGACCCTTTTGAAAGCAGTGATCCTTTCACATCTTCCAGTATCTCTTCAAAAGGTCCAG ATCCATTTGGAACACTGGATCCATTTGGAAGTGGTACTTTCAGTAGTGGTGAGGGATTTGCAGACTTCAGTCACATGTCAAAG TCAGTAGCTTCAGACCCCTTCGCCTCCTCTTTTGGAGGCATGGGATTCTCAGATGACCCTTTCAAAAGCAAATCAGACACACCAGCGTTACCACCGAAGAAAAATGTCCCTCCACGACCCAAGCCACCCAGTG GTAAAAGTACTCCTGTAAGCCACCTTGGGTCTTCAGATTTTCCCAAGCCCCATGATCCATTCCAGCCATTTGGGGCTGACAGCAGTGACCCGTTTCAAAGTAAAAAGGGGTTTGGGGACCCATTTAGTGGAAAAGATCCATTTGCTCCCTCCTCTTCAAGTAAAACTTCTAAAGACTCTTCCTTGGGGTTTGCAGACTTCAGCTCT tttGGAAATGAAGAACAGCAGCTGGCATGGGCAAAGCGTGAGAGTGAAAAAGCGGAGCAAGAAAGACTAGCGCGATTGCGGAGACAAGAACAAGAAGACCTTGAGTTGGCTATTGCACTCAGTAAGGCTGATATGCCAAACTCTTAA
- the EPS15L1 gene encoding epidermal growth factor receptor substrate 15-like 1 isoform X4 yields the protein MAALIPLSQQFSAGNPLYETYYKQVDPTYTGRVGASEAALFLKKSGLSDIILGKIWDLADPEGKGYLDKQGFYVALRLVACAQNGHDVNLSSLNLTVPPPKFHDTSSPLLITPPSTETHWAVRVEEKAKFDGIFESLLPVNGLLSGDKVKPVLMNSKLPLDILGRVWDLSDIDKDGHLDKDEFAVAMHLVYRALEKEPVPSLLPPSLIPPSKRKKTPVFPGAVPVLPASPPPKDSLRSTPSHGSVNSLNSTGSLSPKHSLKQAQPSVNWVVPTSEKVRYDEIFLKTDTDMDGFVSGQEVKDIFMHSGLSQNLLAHIWALADTRQMGKLSKDQFALAMYLIQQKVSKGIDPPQVLSPDMIPPTERNTPIQDSSSSVGSGEFTGVKELDDISQEIAQLQREKYSLEQDIREKEESIRQKTNEVQELQNDLDRETSNLQELEAQKQDAQDRLDEMDQQKAKLKDMLNDVRQKCQEETQVVSISSLKMQIQSQESDLKLQEDDLNRAKAELNRLQQEETQLEQSIQAGKVQLETIIKSLKSTQEEINQARSKLSQLQESHQEVNKSIEEYNEALNGVHGGSLTNLADISEGLGQTERSNYGAMDDPFKNKALMFTNNTQELHTDPFQSEDPFKSDPFKGADPFKGSDPFQHDPFAEQPPAPADPFGGDPFKESDPFRSSAPEDFFKKQVKSDPFTSDPFTKPPTLPSKPDPFESSDPFTSSSISSKGPDPFGTLDPFGSGTFSSGEGFADFSHMSKSVASDPFASSFGGMGFSDDPFKSKSDTPALPPKKNVPPRPKPPSENTVNAKRFKWA from the exons ttttccgCTGGGAATCCATTATACGAAACTTATTACAAACAG GTAGATCCGACATATACGGGGAGAGTTGGGGCAAGTGAAGCTGCGCTGTTTCTTAAAAAATCCGGTCTCTCTGATATTATTCTTGGAAAA ATATGGGATTTGGCTGACCCGGAGGGTAAAGGATACTTGGATAAACAG GGTTTCTATGTCGCGTTGCGCCTTGTAGCCTGTGCACAGAATGGCCATGATGTTAACCTGAGCAGTCTGAACTTGACTGTGCCACCTCCTAAATTT CATGACACTAGCAGTCCTTTGCTGATCACACCACCTTCAACAGAGACTCACTGGGCTGTTAGG gtggaagaaaaagcaaagtttgaTGGTATTTTTGAAAGCCTTTTGCCAGTAAATGGTTTACTTTCAGGAGACAAAGTAAAACCAGTACTGATGAATTCAAAGCTACCTCTTGATATCCTAGGAAGG GTCTGGGATCTCAGTGATATTGATAAAGATGGTCACCTGGACAAGGATGAATTTGCTGTG GCAATGCATTTGGTTTATAGAGCTCTTGAGAAAGAGCCAGTTCCTTCACTGTTACCCCCTTCTCTCATACCACCttctaaaagaaagaagacaCCTGTCTTTCCTGGTGCAGTTCCTGTTCTCCCTGCAAGTCCTCCACCAAAAGATAGCCTCCGTTCTACCCCATCTCATGGTAGTGTCAACAGTCTGAACAGCACAGGGAGTTTGTCTCCCAAGCACAGCCTCAAACAAGCACAG CCATCTGTGAATTGGGTAGTACCAACATCTGAAAAAGTGCGATATGATgaaattttcttaaaaacagacaCCGACATGGATGGGTTTGTGAGTGGCCAAGAAGTAAAGGACATTTTTATGCATTCAGGTCTGTCTCAGAATCTCCTAGCACATATATG GGCTTTGGCAGACACAAGACAGATGGGGAAGCTAAGCAAAGATCAGTTTGCACTAGCAATGTATCTCATTCAACAGAAGGTCAGTAAAGGGATTGATCCTCCACAAGTGTTGTCCCCAGATATGATCCCTCCCACAGAGAGGAACACTCCCATACAG GATAGTTCAAGTTCCGTTGGATCAGGAGAATTTACAGGGGTGAAGGAACTGGATGATATTAGTCAAGAAATTGCACAGCTGCAGAG agaaaaatattcgCTAGAGCAGGATATTAGGGAAAAGGAAGAATCAATCAGACAGAAAACCAATGAAGTTCAG GAGCTGCAAAATGATTTAGATAGGGAGACAAGTAACTTGCAAGAGCTAGAGGCTCAGAAACAAGATGCCCAAGACCGCCTGGATGAAATGGATCAGCAGAAAGCCAAACTGAAAGATATGCTGAATGATGTAAGGCAGAAATGCCAGGAAGAAACACAGGTGGTGAGT atttcatCACTAAAAATGCAGATTCAATCTCAGGAATCAGATTTAAAATTACAGGAAGATGACCTTAatagagcaaaagcagagctgaatcGCCTCCAGCAAGAAGAGACTCAGCTAGAGCAGAGTATCCAGGCTGGAAAAGTGCAGCTTGAAACAATAATCAAATCTTTAAAATCAACACAGGAAGAAATAAACCAG GCAAGAAGTAAACTTTCTCAACTTCAAGAGAGTCATCAAGAAGTCAATAAGAGTATAGAAGAATATAATGAAGCTCTCAATGGGGTTCACGGTGGTAGTCTGACGAATTTAGCAGACATAAGTGAAGGCCTTGGGCAGACGGAAAGAAGCAATTATGGAgctatg GATGATCCATTTAAGAATAAAGCCTTGATGTTTACCAATAACACACAAGAATTGCATACAGATCCATTCCAGTCAGAAGATCCTTTCAAATCTGATCCATTTAAGGGAGCAGACCCTTTCAAAGGCA GTGACCCATTCCAGCATGATCCTTTTGCAGAGCAaccacctgctccagcag ATCCATTTGGAGGTGATCCGTTTAAGGAAAGTGACCCATTTCGTAGTTCTGCCCCTGAGGATTTCTTCAAGAAACAGGTGAAGAGTGACCCATTTACCTCAGATCCATTCACAAAACCCCCCACTTTACCCTCAAAG CCTGACCCTTTTGAAAGCAGTGATCCTTTCACATCTTCCAGTATCTCTTCAAAAGGTCCAG ATCCATTTGGAACACTGGATCCATTTGGAAGTGGTACTTTCAGTAGTGGTGAGGGATTTGCAGACTTCAGTCACATGTCAAAG TCAGTAGCTTCAGACCCCTTCGCCTCCTCTTTTGGAGGCATGGGATTCTCAGATGACCCTTTCAAAAGCAAATCAGACACACCAGCGTTACCACCGAAGAAAAATGTCCCTCCACGACCCAAGCCACCCAGTG agaatACGGTGAATGCAAAAAGGTTTAAATGggcttaa